Below is a genomic region from Betaproteobacteria bacterium.
GCAGGCGCTGCAATGGCTGGAAGGCGATGCAGGGCTGTGGTGCGTCGATCCGATCGACGGCACGTCGAACTTCGTCAACGGCCTGCCTTACTTCGCCGTGTCGGTCGCCCTGATGCGCCACGGCCGGCCGGTGCTCGGCGTGGTGTACGACCCGGTGGCGGACGAAGCCTTCCATGCGGCGCACGGGCGAGGGGCGTTTCTCAACGGCGAGCGGCTGCCGATCAAGAGCTACGTGCCAGTGCTCGAGAACGCCATGGCCGGCGTGGACCTCAAGCGTCTGGAGCGGCGCCTGGCGCAAAGTCTCGCCATTTCGCCCCCGTACATGTCCCAGCGCAACTACGGCGCAAGCACGCTCGAATGGTGTTACGCCGCGGCCGGACGCTTCGACGTCTACCTGCACGGCGGCCAGCGGCTGTGGGACTATGCCGCCGGTGCGCTCATCATGAGCGAAGCCAACGGGCGCATATGCAGCCTGGATCACGACGACTTCTGGGCTGCGCCGCTGTGGCGTCGCTCCGTCATCGCGGCGCTCGACCCGGTGCTGTTCGAAGCCTGGAAGACATGGCTTCGCGCCCATGCCGGCGATCCGGGCTGACGCGCGGCTGGCGGTGCGGCTCGAATTCGACCGGGCGAGCTGCGCCATCCGGGCTAGAATCGCGTTTTTTGCACTGCGGCAATCTTGAAGATCCTCGTCCTCGGCGCCGGCCAGGTCGGCTCGAGCGTAGCCGAAAGCCTCGTCTCCGAAGCCAACGACATCACCGTCGTCGACATCAATGCGGCGCGCCTGGCGCAACTGCAGGATCGCTTCGACCTGCGCACGGTTGCCGGCAACGCCAGCCATCCGTCGGTGCTCATTCAGGCCGGGATCGAGGATGCCGACATGCTGGTGGCGGTGACCCAGAGCGACGAGACCAACCTGGTCGCCTGCAAGCTCGCGCACAAGCTGTTCAACACGCCCACCCGGATCGCGCGCATCCGCGCCGCCGACTACCTCAACCATCCGGATATCTTCTCCGCGGACAACTTCGCGGTCGATCTCGCCATCTGCCCCGAGCAGATCCTGACCGATTACATCGTCAAGCTGATCGAGTTTCCGGAATCGCTGCAGGTGCTCGAGTTCGCCGGCGGACGGCTGTCGCTGGTCGCCGTGCTCGCCTTCCACGGCGGGCCGCTGGTCGGCCATCAGCTGC
It encodes:
- a CDS encoding inositol monophosphatase produces the protein MPRYLKVAHSRKADGSLFTAADLAAQDALKSALSSLVPVPVLAEEMTQQEQALQWLEGDAGLWCVDPIDGTSNFVNGLPYFAVSVALMRHGRPVLGVVYDPVADEAFHAAHGRGAFLNGERLPIKSYVPVLENAMAGVDLKRLERRLAQSLAISPPYMSQRNYGASTLEWCYAAAGRFDVYLHGGQRLWDYAAGALIMSEANGRICSLDHDDFWAAPLWRRSVIAALDPVLFEAWKTWLRAHAGDPG